The Gordonia mangrovi genome includes the window GACGGTGGAGGTCATCGTGATGTCGATGCTCGTGATGGTGCTGTGGACCGCCATGGGTGTCGCGTTCGGTTCGGTGGTGTCCAACCAGGTGGCCGCCATCGTGATCCTGCTCGCCTTCACACAACTGGTGGAACCCATCGCGCGGATCGCGCTGGCCTCCTTCGACGCCACATCGTCGGTCGCGCTGTATCTGCCCGGTGCGGCAGCCGACGCGGTCGTCGGGTCGAGCTTCTACTCGTCGGTGGGCGACGGCGCCATCGAGTTGGCGCCACAATGGGCGGGCGCGCTGGTGATGCTCGCCTACATCGCAATCTTCGCGGTCATCGGCCGCGCCACGACGCTCCGCCGGGACATCGCCTGACGCGGTGCCGCGGGACGTCGCCGCCCGACGTTCAGATGAACAGGGTCGTACCGGATTCCTGCGCCTCACCGAGGAAGGTCGCCACACCGCCGAACTCGATCCCGTCGATGAGATCGGCCTCCGCGATTCCCAGCAGTTCCATCGTCATCGTGCAGCCGATCAGGCGTGCGCCGCCCTCCTGGGCCGAGGCGATCAACTCCGGCAGCGTGGGCACTCCGTGATCGGTCATCACCTTCTTGATCATGGAGGCTCCCGCACCGCCGAAGTTCATCGTCGACAGCGGCAGGTGGCCGGCACCCGATGGCATCATCATCGACATCATGCGCTCCATCGCCGACTTGTCGCGCGCCGGCGCGTCTTCGCGCCGCAGCGCATTGAGGCCCCAGAAGGTGAAGAAGATCGACACGTCCTCACCCATGGACACTGCGCCGTTGCCGATGATGAACGCGGCCAGCAGTTTGTCCAACTCCCCCGAGAACACCACCATCGAGGTCTTCGGCTTCACCGGACCCGACGGCGTGGTGACCACACCGGCACCACCCTTGCGCATGGTCGCGACGTAACCCGGACCTTCGGGTTCGATCTCCACCAACCGGTGACCGTTCTTCGACGCCCAGGCCGGCGCGTCGAGCGCGAACCCCGGATCGGACACGGTCACCCGCACCTCGTCTCCGACGCCGATGTCTTCCATGGCCTTGGACAGCTTCATGATCGGGCCCGGACAGGCCAGGCCCGTGCAATCGAGATCGATGAGTGTCCCGGTGGCCTCGGCCGGCGCAGCCGCGATCGAACTCGCCTCGGCGTAGGACTCCATCGGCGGCATCGCCTCGTAGACGTCCTCCGGCTTCTCGTGCACGGCCTTGAAGGTGGTGGAACCACCCGAGAGGGTGGCGACGTCGGTGAAGCCGGTCTGTACGAGCACACGGTGGGCGAGGTAGGACCGGAATCCGACGGCGCAGTACAGGCGCAATGGCTGGGCCCGGTCCCACTCCCCTGCCTCGATCGTCTTTCGCAGCGTCGGCAACGGCACGTTGACGGCACCGGGGATGTGCCAGAGGTCGTACTCCTCGGGCGTTCGCACATCGACGAGTACCGCCTCCTCGGTGGCCGCCGGGAAGTCCTCGGCGTACCACAGACGCAGGTCGCCGCGTAGCACGTTCGATGCGACGAACCCGGCCATGTTGATCGGGTCCTTCGCGGAGCCGAACGGCGGCGCGTAGGCGAGTTCCTGGTGCTCGAGGTCGAAAACCGTCATCTGCTGGCGGATGGCCATGGCCATCAGGTCGAGGCGTTTGTCGATGCCGTCGAACCCGCAGGCCTGGGCACCGAGCAGGCGGCCGTCGTCGGGCGAGAAGAGCACCTTGAGATGCATCATCGCGGTGCCCGGGTAGTACCCGGCGTGGCCCGAGGGGTGGACGTGGGCCGCCTGGTAGTCGACCCCGGACGCCTTGAGCTGGCCTTCGGTGGCGCCGGTGCCGCCGGCGACCATCTCGAACACCTTGACGATCGAGGTGCCCTGGGTGGACAGGTATTCGGTGTCGCGGCCGCAGATGTTCTCCGCGGCCACCCGCGCCTCGCGGTTGGCGGGTCCGGCCAACGGCGCCAGATAGCACCCCGGCAGCACGGTGTGCGGGGTCTCCACCGCATCGCCCGCCGCCCAGATGTCCGGGTCGGAGGTGCGCATGTGTGTATCGACGGCGATGCCGCCGTGTGCGCCGAGGGCCAGACCGGCGGCGGTGGCCAGCTGCGTGTCCGGTCGTACTCCGGCGGCGAGCACCACGAGATCGGCGGGTAGTGTGGTGCCGCTCTTGAGCTCCACGCTCACCCGCTCCCCGGACAGTGGCGCGAAGGCCGCAGCCGCGGTGGACAGGTGCACGCGGATGCCACGGCCCCGAAGATGCTGTTCGACGGGGATCGACATGTCACGATCGACCGGTGGCAGGATCTGGTCGGCCATCTCCACGACATCCACGGTGGCGCCGCGGTGGTGCAGGTTCTCGGCCATCTCGAGCCCGATGTAGCCGGCGCCGATGACCACGGCGTGTACCGGATCCCGTCGTCCGGCTTTTTGTTTCGCGAGTGCGGTGTCGAGACGCGCTTTGATGCGATCCATGTCACCGATCCGTCGCAGGACCTCCACCGCGGCATGATCGATGCCCGGCAGCGGCGGCCGGACCGGGGAGGCGCCCGGGCACAGGGCGAGCTTGTCGTAGGTTTCGGTGTACTCGGTCCCGGTGTCGACCCCGCGCACCGAGACGGTGTGCGCCGACGGGTCGATCGCGATCACCTCGGTGGCGATGCGCACGTCGATGTTGAGAGATTCGCGCAGGCTCTGCGGCGTCTGCAGCAGCAGCCGGTCGCGTTCACCGATGACCTCGCCGACGTGGTAGGGCAGGCCGCAGTTGGCGAATGAGACGTGGTGGCCCCGCTCGAAGACGATGATCTCGGCGGATTCGTCGAGGCGTCGTGCCCTGGCCGCTACGGAAGCCCCGGCAGCGACCCCACCTACAACAACGAGTTTCATCTGCGGACTCCCGGCTCGAGTAGAACACCTTCGTCGAGCCTAGAACGATCAGGATTCGATCACCGGCCAACCGCCCATGATGTACCGAAAGTTCACACACGAGATCGCCGGCATTGTGTCCGCACGCCGCCCGATCGATCCGAGGCGCGACCGACGCCCTGACGCTGTCGTCGTCTAGCGGCGAAAAAGCTTGTTGCCCAGCCACACCAGCGGATCGTAGTGACGATCCGCGACTCGTTCCTTCATCGGGATGAGCGCGTTGTCGGTGATCTTGATGTGCTCCGGGCACACCTCGGTACAGCATTTGGTGATATTGCACAGACCCAACCCGTGTTCGTACTGGGCCGAATCGCGGCGCTCGGCCACATCGAGGGGATGCATGTCGAGCTCGGCCACCCGCATGAGGAAGCGTGGCCCGGCAAAGTTCTGTTTGTTCTCCTCGTGATCACGGACCACGTGGCAGGTGTCCTGGCACAAGAAACACTCGATGCACTTGCGGAATTCCTGCGAACGCTGCACGTCGACCTGTTTCATGCGGTACTCCCCCGCTTTCAGCCCTTCCGGTGGAGTGAAGGCCTGGACCTCACGAGCTTTCGCATAGTTGAAGGAGACGTCGGTGACCAGATCGCGGATCACCGGGAACGTGCGCATGGGGGTCACCGTGATGACCTCGTCCTCGGTGAACGTCGACATCCTGGTCATGCACAACAGTTTCGGGCGACCATTCACCTCTGCCGAGCAGGACCCGCACTTGCCGGCCTTACAATTCCAGCGGACGGCCAGGTCAGGAGCCTGAGTGGCCTGCAACCGGTGCAGGATGTCGAGCACCACCTCGCCGTCATTGGCCAGGACGGTGTAGTCCTGCAGGTCGCCTCCGTCGGAGTCGCCTCGCCAGACCCGGAACTTCGCGTCGTAACCCATGTTCAGTGCTCCTCGTTGCCGTGAGTCCCGGCATGGCCTCCGGCGTCGGGGTGGCCGGCGATCTCGGCCGCGGTGTAATACTTTTCGAGCTCGTCGAAGTCGAACAGCTCCAGCAGGTCCGGACGCATCGGGATCTGCTCCTCGCGGACCACGGCGACCTCCGGGACGGGGGAATCGTCGCCGGCTTCGGTGGTGCAGACCAGCAGCGTGTTGCGCCATGCCGGGTCCATTGTGGGGAAGTCGTCACGGGTATGGCCCCCGCGGCTCTCGGTGCGCATGAGTGCTGCCCGTGCGACACACTCGCAGACCAGCAGCATGTTGCGCAGATCGACCGCCAGGTGCCAGCCCGGATTGAACTGACGATGACCTTCGACGGTCATGTTGCGTATTCGGCTGCGCATGTCGTCGAGGGCACTGATGGCCTCGTGGACCTCGGCCTCTTTGCGGATGATGCCCACGAGGTCGTTCATGAACTGTTGCAGGTCGGTGTGCAGTGTGTAGGGATTCTCCGGCGTGCCGTCGGTGGCAGGATCGAAGGGGGCCAACGCGAATGCCGCCGCCCGGTCGATGTCTGCGGGGGCGACCCGGGGGCTGGTGCGCAGCGATTCGATATAGGCCGCCGCACCGAGACCGGCGCGGCGGCCGAACACCAACAGGTCGGACAATGAGTTGCCGCCCAAGCGGTTCGAACCGTGCATGCCGCCGGAGCATTCACCGGCGGCGAACAGACCCGGCACGCGGGATGCCCCGGTGTCGGGGTCGACCTCGATGCCGCCCATCACGTAGTGACAGGTGGGCCCCACCTCCATCGGTTCGGCGGTGATGTCGACGTCGGCGAGCTCCTTGAACTGATGATGCATGGACGGCAGCCGCCGAATGATCTCGTCGGCCGGCATACGGGAGGCGATGTCGAGGTACACGCCACCGTGTTCGGTGCCGCGACCCGCCTTGACCTCTTCGTTGATCGCACGGGCGACCTCGTCACGAGGCAGCAGATCCGGGGTGCGGCGGGCGCTGTCGTTGTCGACGAGCCACTTGTCGGCCTCATCCTCGGATTCGGCGTACTGCCCTTTGAACACCGGAGGTATGTAGTCGAACATGAAGCGTTTGCCCTCGGTGTTCTTCAGGACGCCACCGTCACCTCGAACACCCTCGGTCACCAGAATCCCCTTGACGCTGGGCGGCCACACCATCCCGGTCGGATGGAACTGGATGAATTCCATGTTGATCAGACTGGCGCCGGCACGCAGCGCGAGTGCGTGACCGTCGCCGGTGTACTCCCAGGAATTCGAGGTCACCTTGAACGACTTGCCGATGCCTCCGGTCGCGAGCACCACGGCGGGCGCCTCGAACAACACGAACCGGCCGGATTCGCGCCAATAACCGAACGCGCCGGAGATGGCGTCACCGTCTTTGAGCAGTTCGGTGATCGTGCACTCGGCGAAGACCTTGATGCGTGCTTCGTAGTCGCCGGTGGCCGCATGGTCTTCCTGTTGCAGCGAGACGATCTTCTGCTGCATGGTCCGGATCAGCTCGAGGCCGGTCCGGTCACCGACGTGCGCCAGCCTCGGATACGTGTGGCCGCCGAAGTTGCGCTGGGCGATTCGTCCGTCGGCGGTTCGATCGAACAGGGCGCCATAGGTTTCCAGTTCCCACACCCGATCCGGGGCTTCTCTGGCGTGCAATTCGGCCATACGCCAGTTGTTGAGGAACTTCCCGCCGCGCATGGTGTCCTGGAAATGTGTCTGCCAGTTGTCCTTCTCGTTGGCGTTGCCCATCGATGCCGCACAACCGCCCTCGGCCATCACGGTGTGGGCCTTGCCGAACAATGACTTACACACCACGGCGACCGAGTAGCCCTTCTGGCGGGCCTCGATGACCGCGCGCAGTCCGGCGCCGCCCGCTCCGATGACGACGACGTCGTATTTGTGGCGTTCCGGTTCGGTCATCTGGCAGAAACTCCCAACGTCAGATCGATTGCGCAGCAGGCGCTGCGAGAACAGGGAATCAACCCACGAATCTCAGGTCGGAGATGGTGTTGCTGGCCACCAGCATGATGTAGAAGTCCGTGAGGACCAGGGTGCCGAGGGTGATCCAGGCGAACAGCATGTGCCGGGTGTTGAGCCGGGTGACCTGAGTCCACATCCAGTACCGGACCGGATGTGCCGAGAAGTGCTTGAGTCGACCACCGGTGGCGTGGCGACACGAATGACACGACACCGTGTACGCCCACAGCAGGATCACGTTGATCACGAGGATCACATTGCCGAGGCCGAATCCGAAACCGCCGTCCGCGCCGTGGAAGGCGTAGATCGCGTCATAGGTGTTGATCAGCGTGACCACCAGCGCCACATAGAAGAAGTAGCGGTGCGCGTTCTGCAGGATCAGTGGCAGCCGGGTCTCTCCGGTGTAGCGACCGTGCGGTTCGGCCACCGCGCAGGCCGGTGGTGACAGCCAGAACGACCGGTAGTAGGCCTTGCGGTAGTAGTAGCAGGTCAGGCGGAAGCCGAGCAGGAACGGCAATACCACGAACCCGAGCGGAATCCACATCGGGAGTTCCGGGAATGGTGTCCCGAAATGACTCGAGCCCGGCACACACGAGTCGCTCAGACACGGTGAGTAGAACGGTGTCAGGTAGTGATAGTCGTCCACCCAGTAGGCGGTGCGAACAAACGACCGCACCGTCGCATAGACGACGAATGCCGACAGCCCCAGCACGGTGAGCAGCGGCGGCAGCCACCATCTGTCCGATCGAAGGGTACGCACCGCGATGCGCGCCCGTCCCGGGGAAAAAACCCCGGCAGAATCCCGCTCAGCCGCGGGCGCGCTCACTTCGTGCGCTCACGCGAGTGGAAGCCCAGCCCTTCGTCTTGCGCACCGAGCCACGCGGCCTCGTCGGACTTGCTGTCCGGGACGTAGATCACGTCGTCCTTGCCCTTCACGCGAATCCGGGGAGGGAGCGCATGCTCGAAATCATGCAGGTCGATCTCCAACCGGTCGAGGTCATTGGCCATCCGGCGAACAGCGTCGCAGTCCCCGTAATGCGCCTTCAGCGTGACGATGTGATGCCGCAGCGCCCCGATGCTGCGATGGAGTTCCTTCATCTCGGCCGCTATCATGGCTTCCCTCCAGGATGGTGTGACAAATACCACAGTACTGGCCGGGACGACCGAGTCAACGGCTTTGGCCGAACGTGTCCCGACCGACGGGGCGTGACTAGATTTGAGGCCATGGCGATCAAGACCCAGCCGACCGATGCGTCCGTGCCCGATTTCCTCGATGCCGCCACCCCCGCCCGCCGGGTCAGCGAGGGCCACCACATCGATGAGATCATGCGCACCGAAACCGGCACCGAACCGGTGATGTGGGGCCCGTCGATCGTCGGATACGGGACCTATCGCTACGTCTCCCCGGCGAAAAGCTCCCGCACCGAAGGGAATTGGCCCAAGGTCGGATTCTCGCCACGAAAGTCGGCGATCGTCTTCTACGGCTTGAAAGATCTACCCGAGGGCGCCGCGCTACTGCCCGACCTCGGCACCTACACCGAAGGTGCCGGGTGTGTGTACGTGAAACGGCTGGACCAGATCGACCTCGACGTACTGCGTCGATTGATCCGCATCGCGTTCGGCCGTGGAGACGATCCGCCGCGGTAGCCGACCCTATGGTCGGCGACGATAGCGCTCGACGAAACGGCGCAGCACCGTGGGCGGGTGTCGGGCGTCGGTCGCCCGCGCCGCGGCCTGCAGCGATGTCGCCTCGGCGGGGTCGAAGTAGCCGAAGTCCCGGTAGACGTCGATGCGTGTGCACAGACTCTCGGCGTCGAGTTCGGGGTGGAACTGCGTGGCGTAGACATTGGTCCCGACACGAAACGCCTGA containing:
- a CDS encoding FAD-dependent oxidoreductase, whose protein sequence is MKLVVVGGVAAGASVAARARRLDESAEIIVFERGHHVSFANCGLPYHVGEVIGERDRLLLQTPQSLRESLNIDVRIATEVIAIDPSAHTVSVRGVDTGTEYTETYDKLALCPGASPVRPPLPGIDHAAVEVLRRIGDMDRIKARLDTALAKQKAGRRDPVHAVVIGAGYIGLEMAENLHHRGATVDVVEMADQILPPVDRDMSIPVEQHLRGRGIRVHLSTAAAAFAPLSGERVSVELKSGTTLPADLVVLAAGVRPDTQLATAAGLALGAHGGIAVDTHMRTSDPDIWAAGDAVETPHTVLPGCYLAPLAGPANREARVAAENICGRDTEYLSTQGTSIVKVFEMVAGGTGATEGQLKASGVDYQAAHVHPSGHAGYYPGTAMMHLKVLFSPDDGRLLGAQACGFDGIDKRLDLMAMAIRQQMTVFDLEHQELAYAPPFGSAKDPINMAGFVASNVLRGDLRLWYAEDFPAATEEAVLVDVRTPEEYDLWHIPGAVNVPLPTLRKTIEAGEWDRAQPLRLYCAVGFRSYLAHRVLVQTGFTDVATLSGGSTTFKAVHEKPEDVYEAMPPMESYAEASSIAAAPAEATGTLIDLDCTGLACPGPIMKLSKAMEDIGVGDEVRVTVSDPGFALDAPAWASKNGHRLVEIEPEGPGYVATMRKGGAGVVTTPSGPVKPKTSMVVFSGELDKLLAAFIIGNGAVSMGEDVSIFFTFWGLNALRREDAPARDKSAMERMMSMMMPSGAGHLPLSTMNFGGAGASMIKKVMTDHGVPTLPELIASAQEGGARLIGCTMTMELLGIAEADLIDGIEFGGVATFLGEAQESGTTLFI
- a CDS encoding succinate dehydrogenase/fumarate reductase iron-sulfur subunit — its product is MGYDAKFRVWRGDSDGGDLQDYTVLANDGEVVLDILHRLQATQAPDLAVRWNCKAGKCGSCSAEVNGRPKLLCMTRMSTFTEDEVITVTPMRTFPVIRDLVTDVSFNYAKAREVQAFTPPEGLKAGEYRMKQVDVQRSQEFRKCIECFLCQDTCHVVRDHEENKQNFAGPRFLMRVAELDMHPLDVAERRDSAQYEHGLGLCNITKCCTEVCPEHIKITDNALIPMKERVADRHYDPLVWLGNKLFRR
- a CDS encoding fumarate reductase/succinate dehydrogenase flavoprotein subunit — protein: MTEPERHKYDVVVIGAGGAGLRAVIEARQKGYSVAVVCKSLFGKAHTVMAEGGCAASMGNANEKDNWQTHFQDTMRGGKFLNNWRMAELHAREAPDRVWELETYGALFDRTADGRIAQRNFGGHTYPRLAHVGDRTGLELIRTMQQKIVSLQQEDHAATGDYEARIKVFAECTITELLKDGDAISGAFGYWRESGRFVLFEAPAVVLATGGIGKSFKVTSNSWEYTGDGHALALRAGASLINMEFIQFHPTGMVWPPSVKGILVTEGVRGDGGVLKNTEGKRFMFDYIPPVFKGQYAESEDEADKWLVDNDSARRTPDLLPRDEVARAINEEVKAGRGTEHGGVYLDIASRMPADEIIRRLPSMHHQFKELADVDITAEPMEVGPTCHYVMGGIEVDPDTGASRVPGLFAAGECSGGMHGSNRLGGNSLSDLLVFGRRAGLGAAAYIESLRTSPRVAPADIDRAAAFALAPFDPATDGTPENPYTLHTDLQQFMNDLVGIIRKEAEVHEAISALDDMRSRIRNMTVEGHRQFNPGWHLAVDLRNMLLVCECVARAALMRTESRGGHTRDDFPTMDPAWRNTLLVCTTEAGDDSPVPEVAVVREEQIPMRPDLLELFDFDELEKYYTAAEIAGHPDAGGHAGTHGNEEH
- a CDS encoding DUF1801 domain-containing protein; translated protein: MAIKTQPTDASVPDFLDAATPARRVSEGHHIDEIMRTETGTEPVMWGPSIVGYGTYRYVSPAKSSRTEGNWPKVGFSPRKSAIVFYGLKDLPEGAALLPDLGTYTEGAGCVYVKRLDQIDLDVLRRLIRIAFGRGDDPPR